The genome window CTTTTGTGCGCGTGACCCCTTGTGACAGGTTGCATGTCAGTGCATTCTGAATTTTTCCTCAAATCCTTTCGTTTAAGAAACCTTTAAGAGGTCTGATTGTTTCCCCCATgtcagtttgttggttggtttgtaatcacagttacacaaaaactaccaaacGGATTTCCACAGAACTTGGATGGGGGATGGctcttggcccagaatagaccccaggAACTTTGGGTACAGATCTGGATTAAGGGACAGATCTAGGAATATTTCCGGGATtgggcatttaaaaaaaaaaaaaaaaaaagttaatttctcAGGAAGTAACGCATCTTGCTGAAAATAATCAACCATATTCAGATAACTGGTGTGTACGGGAGAGTGCAACTTGATGCAGATCCTAGATCTGTTGTAACAAtaaaaggggactgttgggccttggtggaggtatgcactccaCTGAGATGGTGGAAAGACACACCTAAAGGCTAGTTTTCCATGCCAACACGAAGGATGCATGTAAATATGCAGGCAGTGATGGTTAGACTGTTAAATCGTGAAACTGACGCATCAGTTTTCCTTGtgcccttcctcctctgttttaatCCGAGGCAGGAAATTAAAGGTGACCTGTGtaattttggggggaaaaaaacaaagttccgTTTACATTCACAGTTTCTTGGAAAAATACACCGTGTATCCTCGAAGCTTCGAAAAACATTTAACGAAGCCAATTTTCAGAAGAACTTGAAACCTCTGTTTGTATCAGCGTTTGCTTGAACGGCGCGTGCACGAGAGCGTCAACAAAACAGAGACCCACTTTTGAAAACCCTGCTCCACGGCGCCGCTAGTGGTGAGAAACTCCACAGCGTGCCTTTAAGTCAGGAGAGGATGCGACTCATCGGCCCTGAATTTGTCACTTTAACCTTTTCTTTGAGATTTTTCACTTGGCGCCTGCCCTTTTTGGTGTGGATGTGCAGTTCTactctattttatttatttttttccacactttTTGGactaagaaaacagaaaagaaatgcaCTTGAAATCACTGGACACACGTCAGCCTGTAAAGTGACTTCAGAGTTGTCCAAACTTTTTTAGCTTGTGCAACTTAAAATCAATGGTCTGCTTGTCTTGGTAATTTCAAAgtaatctgttttctgtctttcttctaaAGTGAAGTCAACTTTTCTGATTTACAGTGCAGCACACTTGGCTCTTCACGACGACTAAACCGCACTGTCGAAATGAGCCCAGTGCATCAACATGGCTGTCTTGTCGACTTATGCTGACTGCTGCGCTGTGGTGGAATTGCACAAACATCCTGCACACTTAGATCCgaataaacattttcttgtcttttcgAGTGCAAAGTTGCTCTTCGGAGTCtgatttattgtattgttattttttgaCTTTGAAGCTGTTTGAGGAGTCCCAACAAGTTGTATTGAGATGTGATTTATAGTCCTGGGTCTGGCATTCTGATGGGAAGTTGCAGAGGAGGGAGGTTATAAATATCTCTTCATGTTCTCTTGGGCTctatattgattttttttttcttttaagttcaGGCGCTTTGATAGCACGATGACAGCGCATGCTTTTCTCTGCTGATTTTTTGCAAATTGAAGCaaacaatatttatattaaGGGAAAATATTTATCAGATATTTCACAACCCAATGTcccacagatgaaaaaaaaaaacaaaaactaagtGCTGCGGATTCTTTACTCAATTACTTTGCAAACAAAGTAGGAAGAGAAATGCAAACTTGCAAGAGCCACAAAGGAGGGTCAGTGGTTCTAACTTGTTtagagtgagagaaaaacaaactaaatataacCCACAACTCAGACGGCTTTCATTAGATTGCTGGAACTGACACAAAAAcgctctctttaaaaaaaaaaaaaaaaaagtagactGGATATGAAACAGGAGTGCGGACCAAGTATGTCCCTTTTTGTTTAAGCGGGACAGGttcaaagacacaaactgaGCCCAGTCCAAGACTCATACCCACTAAACTCCACCAGATGGATCGATTTTTGCCTGATTCTCATTCACTTAGATGAAACCAGCCAAGGGAGTCTGTCGTTCGGCTGCATGGAAGTAAGTTCACGTCAAGTCCAActtagaaaaagaagaaaaagactgtATAGACGCCAACGTTGTGCCTCACAGCAGCTGTACAATACTGGTCACCTGGAGCACAAGGGAGGGGTGACTGACTCTTCGGTGGCTGTTAAAGGGACAAGATACCAAAATCTCGCTCTTGtccatgcatttattttttctggatttttgttaaatgattacgaaataataataattgttgaAATACTGAGAGACGGTCACACTAACGAGATAAAAAGTCACACTTATGAGTTCAAAAGTAAGTGACTTCTTTTTCTAGGAGGAAGTCATCAGGTATCAGACATAACTTATACATTCTAGTTTACAGGGCTTGGAAACTTATGTAGACATTTAATTAATTCCCTAACCTTACACAAATGCTGGGGTGCTGCCAACAGTTGTTTTGATGATCTATGTTGAGTGTCCAGGTGTAGGTTTTATTAGCTATTACGCcatgatgatggaggagctgtCAAGGTAGTAGAGGTTTGGTTCTAATTTATATATGAAATAACATTACAGCAGATACAACTACTATACTACTTGTGCTTTTTACCACAAGGGGGCGCTGTTGTATAAGGCAGGTCGTATTTAACACCTGTACATCGAGAGGTCAGAGTGCAACAAGGTGGCGACTATGTACGATACGACGCTGCTACTGAGGACTATGTTACAGTATAAGTTGTTGAATTGAACGGCGCTTGTTCATGATTCCAGCGTCCCATCGTCGTGGAGTTAACGCCACTGAGTTCATTTCAGTCAATCATTTGAGCCAGAGTGCCACTGCATCTTACTCACAACGAGCTGAAGGCACAGCAACTTCAGTCTGACGCAACTGACAGGAGATGTCATCAGTTTTGAAGTGTTTAATGAGACAAAAAGTCTACACACGTTGACTTATGTTGATATATTTTGCGGTTCGGACAAGAAGAAGGTAAtttggaacaaaacaaaacaccataaAGGTCACGGCGTCATCGCCCACAGCGTTGGGTCACGGCCGGGCCAGGCGCTCGAGCGCTTCTCCCTCGCAACGCATGAAGTGTTTGCCCGTGCTCGCTGTGATGTCGATGCAGCCCTGTCGGAGATAGAAGTCCTGAGCGGATTTGTTCCAGTCAAAGATGGTGAAGTTGAGCTGGTGGCAGCCGGCGGCCAGGCCGAGCTGTGGGACGGCAGAGTTAAGCAGGAGGTCAGACATGAGGAGCGcgaagaggagaaacactgcATCTACTTCATTCattgttatatttaaaaaaaacaaaaaacaaaaaaactaaaaacttaACACAGCTGTTTTACTCGCCTGTGCTACTTTGCTCATCAGTGCTCTGCCGATGCCCTTCCCTGGAAGACACGATTGCAGATACAGACGTGATTTAGGTTTTGGCCACTTCTGCATGTCATTATCGACTTTGGATCAGCAAAGACGTGCGTCAAGATCTGAGACGGCGTACTGTACCTCTGAACTCAGGCATCACATACAAATCCCCCATATGGATGGTTCTGCCACACCATGTGTTGTAGTTATAGAAGTACGTAGTATAGCCTATCTTTGTGTGGCCTGAGAGCAAACAGACAAAGCAATGTGAAATCAATTCAAATCATATCTTACCTGGACTGTCCATCCGGGGTCCCTCAGGGTTCCATAGTCGGACctattttcttatctttttacGTGAACAATTTAATTGATGTCTGTTCAGGGTGTCAGTACACAGCTGTACGCAGATGACGCTGTTATTTTCACCCCCGCGAAAACCACGACAGAGGCTGGTCAAatactcacagcagcagctaatTCTGGttttaagatttttaaatgtccttttgatggaaaaaaaagctgtgtaaaACTCAAATCATTCACAGTGCTATTAAGCACAATTGCCTTACCGTTTTTTTATCTGCAAGCGAAGTCAGCGGTGCTCTCTGGTAGTTCCCACTCACCTCCTTTGGTTCTGTGCTGTTCTGGCACCTCGGCGATGACGCAGTGGTAGAACGGGTTCTCGGAGAAGCCGTCCCGCTCCAAGTCTGCACATCAAATATATAGAGACCCCTCCAGAATTGGTGGaaattgggggaaaaaaatgggtttACGTGCTCTAATTGTACTTATTTTACACGGTACCTCTCTGGGTGATTGTGACGTTGTCTGCATCTTTCAGACTTTCAGCCAACTCCTGTGAGCGCATAAAAACCTTATTTTTAAGAAGATACTTATCCTATACTGAGATCAGCTGGTAGATTACACAAATGTACAGTGTGAAAATTATACTCAGTGTCAAAACCAAGAATTGAATTTATTTCTTTAACTACAGCTAGCTGAATTACTGGACAACACCAAAAGATGTGACAGTGGTCAGCCATCACATTATTACATTGTCTCCAGCAACGCCCACATTCTGTTCTGCCACTCTGTAGATATCTTCTTCTTGGGGTGATAAAAAACCTGATAATATTTTTCCATGGGAATTCCGTCCATTTCCCTGAactggtggtggaggagtttattTCACATATGTTTGGCCAATCGTCCTCTGTCAAAGCTGTATTTGCTTCCCTCTCCCAGTTGCATTTGTatgatgttgaaatgtttttgtaaagttgCAGGCGTAAGTATATTCTAGAGACCTGTCCGACCCTGCTTTGTGTCTTCCAAGTTCTTGCACTCACCAAGATCAGCCGCCTGATGTCCTTGCAGTCCTCCACGCGTGCTGCTCGGACAGAGAACTCCATCGCTGGATCTGACGGCGCGGCGCTCACGGTGCGGTGGATGCCAAGGGAGAAACGACTGTGTGGTCTGGCAGTTGAACAGGTTTGGGTAAGACTTAACCAGAGTTGAGCAAAGACAGTTGGGACATGGTTTGCATTTATCTTGGACCAGCCTGACTTGTTTGGTCTGTGTGCGCTTTACTTTATTGTCCATGAGGGGACTTTCCTTTCCGGTCAATAGTCGAACACTAATGCGCCTACATCAGATACAAACACAGGA of Acanthopagrus latus isolate v.2019 chromosome 10, fAcaLat1.1, whole genome shotgun sequence contains these proteins:
- the LOC119027420 gene encoding thialysine N-epsilon-acetyltransferase-like isoform X1, with translation MDNKVKRTQTKQVRLVQDKCKPCPNCLCSTLVKSYPNLFNCQTTQSFLPWHPPHRERRAVRSSDGVLCPSSTRGGLQGHQAADLDLERDGFSENPFYHCVIAEVPEQHRTKGGHTKIGYTTYFYNYNTWCGRTIHMGDLYVMPEFRGKGIGRALMSKVAQLGLAAGCHQLNFTIFDWNKSAQDFYLRQGCIDITASTGKHFMRCEGEALERLARP
- the LOC119027420 gene encoding thialysine N-epsilon-acetyltransferase-like isoform X3 — encoded protein: MEFSVRAARVEDCKDIRRLILELAESLKDADNVTITQRDLERDGFSENPFYHCVIAEVPEQHRTKGGHTKIGYTTYFYNYNTWCGRTIHMGDLYVMPEFRGKGIGRALMSKVAQLGLAAGCHQLNFTIFDWNKSAQDFYLRQGCIDITASTGKHFMRCEGEALERLARP
- the LOC119027420 gene encoding thialysine N-epsilon-acetyltransferase-like isoform X2; the protein is MDNKVKRTQTKQVRLVQDKCKPCPNCLCSTLVKSYPNLFNCQTTQSFLPWHPPHRERRAVRSSDGVLCPSSTRGGLQGHQAADLGHTKIGYTTYFYNYNTWCGRTIHMGDLYVMPEFRGKGIGRALMSKVAQLGLAAGCHQLNFTIFDWNKSAQDFYLRQGCIDITASTGKHFMRCEGEALERLARP